From a single Maniola hyperantus chromosome 3, iAphHyp1.2, whole genome shotgun sequence genomic region:
- the Sarm gene encoding NAD(+) hydrolase sarm1 isoform X3, producing the protein MGNVQCCASDLQGKPPKKPKNKKKSKKKQKGNSEKTNGVGGGKVDEGEPKVATVAEDTSERAAPKAAQAQNSPAPEDSVNKSQESLNKTPSETNSDKSDTPKNENTATARERFFGQIPEFNLDGTSSLKHNGSAKDLASVMENLKKSSLVSRQNQSLNTQVTSSLKQQMVSSTTSSSAVSSQRVQSSSQRASSMKSDLTELKSSISEMKTLSNSAALNFGQRLRSSMENIVDQDEKKERHIPDIRDLSDMGDIGDMSDMSDLAGDGPLVTFPESDTPPPDKQCVLAPNAATVGTNAANELKYSAARMTSASSTRVVTDGYSASKSAANSTRMRRLQHGDMQYAEHSAAGASHRLLQAEGLTAEQNAAYLQEKRSLQAGEVTAQEANNMSASSSRLQTEAFSAEKKAMASSQARQTVSSSGMFSHKEHSSMAHSNMTISSKNLSSKSTLLSSQMSQLLNGTVKPGDEDLSNLTFEDLDRLDANSNQKDVELAIQKYSYRMNAFIAAMKNNQIDMKNACIQFNKLNEMVRRAWAVPTYGHELGYSLCNTLRTSGGLDILMANCLETNNPDLQFCSAKLLEQCLTTENRAHVVENGLEKVVNVACVCTKHANSVDHARIGTGILEHLFKHSEGTCSDVIKLGGLDAVLFECRKNDIETLRHCATALANLSLYGGAENQEAMIKRKVPMWLFPLAFHNDDNIKYYACLAIAVLVANKEIEAAVLKSGTLDLVEPFVTSHNPSEFARSNLAHAHGQSKNWLQRLVPVLSSKREEARNLAAFHFCMEAGIKKQQGNTEIFREIGAIETLKKVASCPNAVASKYAAQALRLIGEEVPHKLSQQVPLWSIEDVREWVKQIGFSDIATNFYESRVDGDLLLQITEDNLKEDIGLHNGIKRKRFTRELQQLKKMADYSSRDTGSLNEFLQSIGPEYTIYTYSMLNAGVDKESIRGLSDEQLEVECRIANSIHRLRILNAIRVYDNLLSKGDESLEKNLDVFVSYRRSNGSQLASLLKVHLQVRGFTVFIDVERLEAGKFDNNLLRSIRQAKHFLLVLTPNALERCKHDNEQKDWVHREIVAALQSQCNIVPIIDNFEWPEPEELPEDMRAVCHFNGVRWIHDYQDACVEKLESFLRGKSNLANRMEGPLRSRGDVQTPGTAAIGRGPPNYQRMHSSESRGSDKAD; encoded by the exons ATTCCGGAGTTCAATCTAGATGGCACCAGCAGTCTAAAGCACAACGGCAGCGCCAAAGACTTGGCCTCCGTAATGGAGAACCTCAAAAAGAGCAGCCTCGTCTCTCGCCAGAACCAGAGCCTAAACACGCAGGTCACCAGCTCTTTGAAACAACAA ATGGTGTCTAGCACTACATCTAGCAGCGCTGTCTCGAGCCAAAGGGTCCAGAGTTCGTCGCAGCGCGCTAGTTCTATGAAGTCGGACCTCACTGAACTGAAAAGCTCAATTTCGGAAATGAAAACGCTTAGTAACTCTGCCGCCTTAAACTTCGGACAAAG ATTAAGAAGCTCAATGGAAAATATAGTTGATCAGGATGAAAAGAAGGAAAGGCATATTCCCGACATACGCGACCTTAGTGACATGGGCGATATTGGAGACATGAGTGACATGAGTGATTTGGCTGGCGACGGCCCTTTAGTTACATTCCCAGAATCAGATACACCACCGCCTGACAAACAGTGTGTCTTAGCACCTAATGCTGCAACTGTAGGGACTAACGCTGCTAACGAGCTAAAATATAGTGCTGCACGTATGACTTCCGCCAGCTCGACGCGTGTAGTGACAGACGGTTATAGTGCATCAAAATCCGCCGCTAACAGTACAAGGATGCGACGACTGCAACATGGGGATATGCAATATGCAGAACATAGTGCCGCCGGGGCATCTCATAGACTGTTGCAAGCAGAGGGCCTCACTGCTGAACAAAATGCCGCATATCTCCAA GAAAAACGATCGTTACAAGCCGGTGAAGTGACAGCACAAGAAGCGAATAATATGTCTGCCTCTAGCTCTCGTTTGCAAACTGAGGCATTTAGTGCCGAAAAGAAAGCCATGGCTTCATCACAGGCAAGGCAGACAGTCTCTTCCAGCGGCATGTTTAGTCATAAGGAACACTCAAGCATGGCACACTCCAACATGACTatttcaagcaaaaatctatcTTCTAAATCAACTTTGCTATCTTCACAG ATGAGCCAATTGCTAAACGGTACCGTGAAACCTGGTGATGAGGATCTATCGAATTTAACATTTGAAGATTTAGATAGGTTAGATGCAAATTCAAATCAAAAAGATGTCGAGTTAGCCATACAGAAATATTCATACCGAATGAATGCATTTATAGCAGCTATGAAGAATAACCAAATAGACATGAAAAATGCGTGTATACAATTTaacaaattaaatgaaatggtGCGAAGAGCATGGGCGGTTCCAACATACGGACACGAGTTGGGCTACTCCTTATGCAATACGCTACGAACCTCTGGAGGTCTAGATATCTTAATGGCGAATTGCTTGGAAACAAACAATCCTGATTTACAGTTTTGTTCCGCGAAATTGCTTGAGCAATGCCTTACAACCGAAAATAGAGCACACGTTGTAGAAAACGGACTCGAAAAAGTAGTTAATGTCGCTTGTGTATGTACAAAGCACGCAAATTCTGTAGACCACGCAAGGATAGGCACTGGAATATTGGAGCACCTGTTTAAACACAGTGAAGGCACCTGCAGTGATGTAATTAAACTTGGAGGCTTAGATGCAGTTTTATTCGAATGCAGAAAAAATGATatagaaactttgcgacattgtgcAACAGCGCTAGCTAATCTTTCACTATACGGTGGAGCTGAGAACCAAGAAGCCATGATAAAACGAAAAGTACCAATGTGGCTATTCCCTTTAGCTTTCCATAACGACGATAATATCAAGTACTACGCGTGTTTAGCCATTGCGGTTTTGGTAGCTAATAAGGAAATAGAAGCTGCGGTGCTAAAATCGGGTACATTGGATTTAGTAGAACCGTTTGTTACCTCGCACAACCCGTCCGAATTTGCTCGGTCTAATTTAGCACATGCTCATGGTCAAAGTAAGAACTGGTTGCAACGATTAGTCCCTGTCTTGAGCTCGAAAAGAGAAGAAGCCCGAAATCTGGCAGCATTTCATTTTTGTATGGAGGCTGGGATAAAAAAACAACAAGGTAACACTGAAATCTTCAGAGAAATAGGTGCGATAGAAACCTTGAAAAAAGTAGCTAGTTGCCCAAATGCAGTAGCTTCAAAGTATGCTGCCCAAGCGTTGAGACTCATAGGGGAAGAAGTGCCACACAAACTGTCACAACAGGTTCCGCTTTGGTCCATAGAAGATGTACGAGAATGGGTGAAACAAATTGGATTTTCAGATATTGCGACAAACTTTTACGAAAGTAGAGTAGACGGTGatttattattacaaataaCGGAAGATAATCTCAAAGAAGACATAGGATTACATAATGGAATCAAACGTAAGAG ATTCACAAGGGAACTTCAACAGTTAAAGAAAATGGCGGATTACAGCTCACGGGACACGGGAAGCTTAAATGAGTTTTTACAAAGCATTGGTCCAGAATACACAATTTATACGTATTCAATGCTAAACGCTGGTGTCGACAAAGAATCTATTAGAGGATTAAGTGACGAGCAACTTGAAGTTGAATGCCGGATAGCTAACAGTATACATCGGTTACGGATTCTAAACGCTATAAGAG tGTACGACAATCTACTCAGCAAAGGCGATGAAAGTTTAGAAAAGAACTTGGATGTATTTGTGAGTTATAGAAGATCGAACGGTTCACAGTTGGCGAGTTTATTAAAAGTGCACCTACAAGTACGAGGCTTCACGGTGTTTATCGACGTGGAGAGATTAGAAGCCGGAAAGTTTGATAATAACCTGCTCAGAAGCATACGGCAAGCGAAACACTTTTTGCTAGTCCTCACGCCAAATGCTTTAGAAAGATGCAAGCACGACAATGAACAAAAAGACTGGGTACATCGG GAAATAGTGGCAGCCTTGCAATCACAGTGCAATATCGTCCCAATTATCGACAACTTTGAATGGCCGGAGCCAGAGGAATTGCCTGAAGACATGCGCGCCGTGTGCCACTTCAACGGCGTGCGGTGGATCCATGACTACCAAGACGCGTGTGTTGAGAAACTTGAAAG TTTCCTTCGCGGCAAATCAAATTTGGCGAATAGAATGGAAGGTCCGCTGCGCAGCCGAGGCGATGTGCAGACTCCAGGCACGGCGGCCATCGGACGCGGTCCGCCCAACTACCAACGCATGCACTCCAGCGAGAGCAGGGGTAGCGATAAGGCGGATTGA